A window from Balearica regulorum gibbericeps isolate bBalReg1 chromosome 1, bBalReg1.pri, whole genome shotgun sequence encodes these proteins:
- the RAD52 gene encoding DNA repair protein RAD52 homolog isoform X1 gives MPESQGKDSEGHISSSSSSTSNSVACFGQYQYTASEYQAIQHALRQRLGPEYISSRQAGGGQKVCYIEGHKVISLANEMFGFNGWAHSVTQQNVDFVDLNNGRFYVGVCAFVKVQLKDGSYHEDVGYGVSEGLKSKALSLEKARKEAVTDGLKRALKCFGNALGNCILDKDYLRAVNKLPRQIPPELDLVKAKREDYEPEIEKARYSSCLERQNAGERQRCEMASTCEPGRTEAALVTGDQKQPNSSRGRNTDSLAIECDATYQRKLRQKQLQQQFREQMEKKHQVPVVTPSSKQATSDPPVKHSTPAAVQQELAIEEEFFADDPELWDISLETIDLKITGHKMADPSAGHRTPETPRGRHQMTTRNRTPHRMPYHKASARLAQLQPSATIMSNSSCANQRTPECSPHRSQSLKKRRLEPI, from the exons TATCAATACACAGCAAGTGAATATCAAGCTATCCAGCATGCTCTTCGTCAGAGACTGGGTCCAGAATATATCAGCAGTCGGCAAGCTGGAGGAGGACAAAAG gtcTGTTACATTGAGGGTCACAAGGTAATCAGCCTGGCCAATGAGATGTTTGGCTTCAATGGCTGGGCGCATTCAGTCACTCAGCAGAATGTTG ACTTTGTTGACCTCAACAATGGCAGGTTCTATGTGGGGGTGTGTGCATTTGTAAAAGTTCAGCTTAAG GATGGGTCATACCATGAAGATGTGGGATATGGAGTCAGTGAAGGCCTAAAGTCTAAGGCCTTGTCCctagaaaaggcaagaaaggaGGCAGTAACAGATGGATTGAAGAGGGCACTCAA GTGCTTTGGGAATGCTCTTGGGAACTGCATCCTAGACAAAGACTACCTACGAGCCGTGAATAAGCTTCCACGTCAG ATACCCCCTGAGTTAGATTTGGTCAAAGCTAAAAGAGAGGACTATGAGCCTGAAATAGAGAAAGCAAGATACAGTAGCTGTTTGGAAAGGCAGAATGCAGGAGAGAGACAACGTTGTGAGATGGCATCTACTTGTGAGCCTGGTCGGACAGAGGCTGCTCTAGTGACAGGAGATCAGAAACAGCCAAATAGTTCCAG gggcagAAATACAGACTCCTTAGCTATTGAGTGTGACGCCACTTACCAGCGGAAATTGCGACAAAAGCAGCTACAGCAACAGTTCCGGGAACAGATGGAGAAAAAGCATCAGGTTCCAGTAGTTACTCCTAGCAGCAAACAGG CAACATCTGATCCTCCTGTAAAGCACAGCACTCCAGCAGCAGTACAACAGGAGCTAGCAATAGAAGAGGAGTTCTTCGCAG ATGATCCTGAACTTTGGGACATTTCCTTGGAGACCATTGATCTGAAGATAACGGGTCACAAAATGGCAGACCCATCAGCTGGACACCGGACACCAGAAACACCCCGTGGACGTCATCAAATGACTACTCGTAACAGGACACCTCACAGAATGCCTTACCACAAAGCTTCTGCTAGACTTGCACAACTGCAGCCATCTGCTACAATCATGAGCAACAGCAGCTGCGCCAACCAGCGCACCCCAG AGTGCAGCCCCCACAGAAGTCAAAGCTTGAAGAAGAGGAGGCTAGAACCTATATAG
- the RAD52 gene encoding DNA repair protein RAD52 homolog isoform X2, producing the protein MPESQGKDSEGHISSSSSSTSNSVACFGQYQYTASEYQAIQHALRQRLGPEYISSRQAGGGQKVCYIEGHKVISLANEMFGFNGWAHSVTQQNVDFVDLNNGRFYVGVCAFVKVQLKDGSYHEDVGYGVSEGLKSKALSLEKARKEAVTDGLKRALKCFGNALGNCILDKDYLRAVNKLPRQIPPELDLVKAKREDYEPEIEKARYSSCLERQNAGERQRCEMASTCEPGRTEAALVTGDQKQPNSSRNTDSLAIECDATYQRKLRQKQLQQQFREQMEKKHQVPVVTPSSKQATSDPPVKHSTPAAVQQELAIEEEFFADDPELWDISLETIDLKITGHKMADPSAGHRTPETPRGRHQMTTRNRTPHRMPYHKASARLAQLQPSATIMSNSSCANQRTPECSPHRSQSLKKRRLEPI; encoded by the exons TATCAATACACAGCAAGTGAATATCAAGCTATCCAGCATGCTCTTCGTCAGAGACTGGGTCCAGAATATATCAGCAGTCGGCAAGCTGGAGGAGGACAAAAG gtcTGTTACATTGAGGGTCACAAGGTAATCAGCCTGGCCAATGAGATGTTTGGCTTCAATGGCTGGGCGCATTCAGTCACTCAGCAGAATGTTG ACTTTGTTGACCTCAACAATGGCAGGTTCTATGTGGGGGTGTGTGCATTTGTAAAAGTTCAGCTTAAG GATGGGTCATACCATGAAGATGTGGGATATGGAGTCAGTGAAGGCCTAAAGTCTAAGGCCTTGTCCctagaaaaggcaagaaaggaGGCAGTAACAGATGGATTGAAGAGGGCACTCAA GTGCTTTGGGAATGCTCTTGGGAACTGCATCCTAGACAAAGACTACCTACGAGCCGTGAATAAGCTTCCACGTCAG ATACCCCCTGAGTTAGATTTGGTCAAAGCTAAAAGAGAGGACTATGAGCCTGAAATAGAGAAAGCAAGATACAGTAGCTGTTTGGAAAGGCAGAATGCAGGAGAGAGACAACGTTGTGAGATGGCATCTACTTGTGAGCCTGGTCGGACAGAGGCTGCTCTAGTGACAGGAGATCAGAAACAGCCAAATAGTTCCAG AAATACAGACTCCTTAGCTATTGAGTGTGACGCCACTTACCAGCGGAAATTGCGACAAAAGCAGCTACAGCAACAGTTCCGGGAACAGATGGAGAAAAAGCATCAGGTTCCAGTAGTTACTCCTAGCAGCAAACAGG CAACATCTGATCCTCCTGTAAAGCACAGCACTCCAGCAGCAGTACAACAGGAGCTAGCAATAGAAGAGGAGTTCTTCGCAG ATGATCCTGAACTTTGGGACATTTCCTTGGAGACCATTGATCTGAAGATAACGGGTCACAAAATGGCAGACCCATCAGCTGGACACCGGACACCAGAAACACCCCGTGGACGTCATCAAATGACTACTCGTAACAGGACACCTCACAGAATGCCTTACCACAAAGCTTCTGCTAGACTTGCACAACTGCAGCCATCTGCTACAATCATGAGCAACAGCAGCTGCGCCAACCAGCGCACCCCAG AGTGCAGCCCCCACAGAAGTCAAAGCTTGAAGAAGAGGAGGCTAGAACCTATATAG